One part of the Terriglobales bacterium genome encodes these proteins:
- a CDS encoding L,D-transpeptidase, whose amino-acid sequence MRRIGDTFDARHEAELVLIELFALLVLLFLLGSGAASNPVSPGVATPGAEPVVAPAPAKPVDQPAAPAPPATVVKHTSRRRRVVISIPDRKLAVLDQGTVVKVYPVAVGAAGSPSPSGDFTIVCRASDPAYRHNRQFIPPGKKNPLGARWLGLSKAHYGIHGTNDPGSIGHAASHGCIRMNNQDVRELFAQVEVGDGVEIHSQRDPGLEQIFGEPAPVEEGAPTAGASEQL is encoded by the coding sequence ATGAGGCGCATCGGCGACACCTTCGACGCACGCCACGAGGCGGAACTCGTCCTGATCGAACTCTTCGCCCTCCTGGTTCTTCTTTTCTTGCTCGGTTCCGGAGCGGCATCCAACCCCGTCTCCCCAGGCGTGGCGACGCCCGGCGCCGAGCCGGTCGTGGCCCCGGCTCCCGCCAAGCCGGTGGACCAGCCGGCGGCGCCGGCCCCGCCGGCCACGGTCGTGAAGCACACCTCCCGCCGGCGGCGAGTGGTGATCAGCATCCCCGACCGCAAGCTGGCGGTGCTGGACCAAGGCACGGTGGTGAAGGTGTATCCGGTGGCGGTGGGCGCGGCGGGCAGCCCCAGCCCGAGCGGTGACTTCACGATCGTCTGCCGCGCGAGCGACCCAGCCTACCGGCACAACCGGCAGTTCATTCCGCCCGGCAAGAAGAACCCCCTGGGGGCGCGTTGGCTGGGGCTGAGCAAGGCGCACTACGGGATCCATGGCACCAACGACCCGGGCTCGATCGGCCACGCCGCCTCGCACGGCTGCATTCGCATGAACAACCAGGATGTCCGAGAACTCTTTGCGCAGGTCGAGGTCGGCGACGGGGTGGAGATCCACAGCCAGCGCGACCCCGGCCTGGAGCAGATCTTCGGCGAGCCGGCGCCGGTGGAAGAAGGCGCGCCGACCGCAGGTGCGAGCGAACAACTCTAA
- a CDS encoding SPFH domain-containing protein — MLFLKYVMVLAGVGLLIVGAGIMLYDAYLVANFRRRVARGTAENLLPPGPVRWRRAGKLAVIAVLPLLLSQSIVVVPSGMAGVRISQISGTRPGTLYPGVHLVKPLVEQVAFFDTRDQLFSTAAVEPPKKEGAAAPEVLKVQAREGLNIGLAVTVRYRLDARRLDFIQNTLPQPVDKEIVPAVVASAFRETVPNYTVRDVFATRREEVRRRAADQITLKLGASGIVVEEVMLRDIQLPPEYAKGLEGLLLKEQENDRMGVETEIQQKQVRITELQAEAEKAAQVKHAEGEAQVHVLQAKAEADAMQYTLPLKQKQIEQSRLEAEARKEATIKNAEAAAAAKVIDSKAELERRKLLADAEANRIRVTAAADAERLQSEAAILNKSPLLINKIIAERLSDKVQIMMVPTDGKFFFTNDVLQGMRAGQTGGTSDDPSGRGDGQR; from the coding sequence ATGCTGTTCCTCAAGTATGTGATGGTCCTGGCCGGGGTGGGGCTGCTCATCGTCGGAGCAGGCATCATGCTGTACGACGCGTACTTGGTGGCGAACTTTCGGCGCCGCGTGGCCCGGGGCACGGCAGAGAACCTGCTGCCGCCCGGGCCCGTCCGCTGGCGGCGTGCCGGAAAACTGGCCGTGATCGCCGTCCTGCCTCTGCTGCTGAGCCAGAGCATCGTGGTCGTGCCCAGCGGCATGGCGGGCGTGCGCATCAGCCAGATCTCCGGCACCCGGCCCGGGACGCTCTATCCCGGCGTCCACCTGGTCAAGCCGCTGGTGGAGCAAGTCGCGTTCTTCGACACCCGCGACCAGCTCTTCTCCACCGCCGCAGTCGAGCCGCCCAAGAAAGAAGGAGCCGCCGCGCCCGAGGTCCTGAAGGTGCAGGCGCGCGAGGGGTTGAACATCGGCCTGGCGGTGACCGTGCGCTATCGCCTGGACGCGCGCCGGCTCGACTTCATCCAGAACACCTTGCCGCAGCCGGTGGACAAGGAGATCGTGCCCGCGGTGGTGGCCTCGGCCTTCCGCGAGACCGTGCCCAACTACACCGTGCGTGACGTCTTCGCCACCCGGCGCGAGGAGGTGCGGCGCCGGGCCGCCGACCAGATCACGCTGAAGCTGGGCGCCAGCGGCATCGTGGTCGAGGAAGTCATGCTGCGCGACATCCAGCTTCCCCCGGAATACGCCAAAGGCCTCGAAGGCTTGCTGCTCAAGGAGCAGGAGAACGACCGCATGGGAGTGGAGACCGAGATCCAGCAGAAGCAGGTGCGCATCACCGAACTGCAAGCGGAAGCGGAGAAGGCGGCGCAGGTCAAGCACGCCGAGGGCGAGGCCCAGGTACACGTGCTGCAGGCCAAGGCCGAGGCCGACGCCATGCAGTACACGCTGCCGCTCAAGCAGAAGCAGATCGAGCAGTCGCGGCTGGAGGCCGAGGCACGCAAGGAAGCTACCATCAAGAACGCCGAGGCCGCCGCCGCCGCCAAAGTCATCGACAGCAAGGCGGAGCTGGAGCGGCGTAAGCTGCTGGCCGACGCCGAGGCCAACCGCATCCGCGTGACCGCCGCCGCCGACGCCGAGCGCCTGCAGTCCGAGGCCGCCATCCTCAACAAGAGCCCGCTGCTGATCAACAAGATCATCGCTGAGCGCCTCTCCGACAAGGTGCAGATCATGATGGTGCCGACGGACGGGAAGTTCTTCTTCACCAACGATGTCTTGCAGGGCATGAGGGCCGGCCAGACGGGCGGCACCTCCGACGACCCGTCCGGGCGCGGCGACGGGCAGCGATGA